Proteins from a genomic interval of Chroococcidiopsis thermalis PCC 7203:
- a CDS encoding RNA recognition motif domain-containing protein translates to MPVRLYIGNLPKDEVDRQELQAVFADAGSNVTTKVIKDRKTGKCRGFGFVTVNNDEQADEIIEKYNGYMFKETPLKIEKALPRNKGQEEEDQAPVASSANTGDAPVSSNAEKSGGNKRSGKKPRRGGSAGTSTGSSDAEGIRPDPRWASELEKLKQMLAAQTTNG, encoded by the coding sequence ATGCCAGTCCGTTTATACATTGGTAATTTGCCAAAAGATGAAGTCGATCGGCAAGAGTTGCAAGCAGTTTTTGCTGATGCGGGTAGTAACGTGACTACAAAAGTCATTAAAGACCGCAAGACCGGAAAGTGCCGTGGTTTTGGTTTTGTTACTGTCAATAATGACGAGCAAGCAGACGAAATCATCGAGAAATATAACGGCTATATGTTTAAGGAAACGCCACTAAAGATTGAGAAGGCGTTGCCTCGTAACAAAGGTCAAGAAGAGGAAGACCAAGCCCCTGTTGCTAGTAGTGCTAATACTGGAGATGCTCCTGTTAGTAGCAACGCAGAAAAAAGCGGTGGCAATAAGCGTAGTGGGAAAAAACCTCGTCGTGGTGGTTCTGCCGGAACTTCTACAGGCTCGTCTGATGCTGAGGGAATTCGTCCCGATCCTCGTTGGGCTTCTGAACTAGAAAAGCTGAAACAGATGTTGGCAGCTCAAACTACTAATGGATAG